One window of the Methylovirgula sp. HY1 genome contains the following:
- the lpxD gene encoding UDP-3-O-(3-hydroxymyristoyl)glucosamine N-acyltransferase, with the protein MSDPVFFRAASRPRLADILSWTGARASGISDLEARIVAHVAPLDEAGPSDLAFFDNPKYLDALLATRAMACFVTERFAARVPKTTLALVTPEPYRAFAIVLAHFFPQAVSPGSFFGSAGISPGASVHPEARLESDVIVDPGAIIGPGAEVGSGSSIGPNVVIGPQVRIGRNCLIGPGVKIAYALIGNRVIIHAGAAIGQDGFGFALGQRGHMKVPQVGRVIIQDDVEIGANTTVDRGMLRDTVIGEGTKIDNLVQIAHNVQIGRHCLIVAQSGISGSTELGDFVKVGGQAGFAGHLSVGMGAQIAAQAGVIADVPAKARLGGTPARPFREWLRAHVVLDRLANALPRGRKRPRGGS; encoded by the coding sequence ATGAGCGATCCGGTTTTCTTCCGTGCCGCGTCCCGTCCGAGGCTTGCGGATATTCTGAGCTGGACCGGCGCGCGGGCGAGCGGTATTTCCGATCTTGAGGCACGGATCGTCGCGCATGTCGCGCCTTTGGACGAGGCGGGACCGTCCGACTTGGCCTTTTTCGACAATCCGAAATATCTCGATGCGCTGCTCGCGACGCGCGCCATGGCGTGTTTTGTCACCGAACGCTTTGCCGCCCGTGTCCCAAAGACGACTTTGGCGCTGGTCACGCCTGAGCCCTATCGCGCTTTCGCGATCGTGCTCGCGCATTTTTTCCCGCAAGCGGTTTCGCCGGGCTCTTTTTTCGGCTCGGCTGGCATCAGTCCCGGCGCTTCCGTCCATCCCGAGGCGCGGCTCGAAAGCGATGTGATTGTCGATCCAGGCGCGATCATCGGGCCGGGCGCAGAGGTGGGTTCTGGCTCTTCCATCGGTCCCAATGTGGTGATTGGACCGCAAGTCCGGATCGGCCGAAATTGCCTCATCGGGCCGGGTGTGAAGATCGCTTATGCGCTGATCGGCAATCGGGTGATCATCCATGCCGGCGCAGCGATCGGCCAAGACGGATTCGGCTTTGCGCTCGGGCAGCGCGGCCATATGAAGGTGCCGCAAGTCGGTCGTGTTATCATCCAAGACGATGTCGAGATCGGCGCCAATACGACGGTCGACCGTGGCATGCTGCGCGACACCGTCATCGGCGAGGGGACGAAGATCGACAATCTCGTGCAGATCGCGCACAACGTGCAGATCGGCCGGCATTGTCTCATCGTCGCTCAGTCGGGAATTTCCGGTTCGACCGAACTTGGCGATTTCGTCAAAGTCGGCGGTCAGGCCGGCTTTGCCGGACATCTTTCCGTCGGCATGGGCGCGCAAATCGCCGCGCAAGCCGGGGTGATCGCTGATGTTCCGGCAAAGGCGCGGCTCGGCGGTACGCCGGCGCGTCCATTCCGGGAATGGCTGCGCGCTCATGTGGTGCTGGACCGCCTCGCAAATGCGCTGCCGCGGGGCCGAAAGCGGCCGAGAGGCGGATCATGA
- the fabZ gene encoding 3-hydroxyacyl-ACP dehydratase FabZ produces MDDVAANVLETYDIMRLLRSLPHRYPFLMVDRIIDAKGDESCIGIKNVSVNEPQFQGHFPERPVMPGVLLIEGMAQTAGALCINAIAQGGKAPLVYFMTIDKAKFRKPVVPGDRVEFHMTKLNQRKTMWWYRGRALVDGVLVCEAEISAVLAPDQPGEGETAAKGATAKSR; encoded by the coding sequence ATGGACGATGTCGCGGCTAACGTGCTCGAAACCTACGATATAATGCGGCTGCTGCGCTCGCTGCCCCACCGCTATCCATTCTTGATGGTGGATCGCATCATCGACGCCAAGGGCGACGAGTCCTGTATCGGCATCAAGAACGTCAGCGTGAACGAGCCGCAGTTCCAAGGGCATTTTCCGGAGCGGCCGGTGATGCCCGGCGTGCTGCTCATCGAAGGCATGGCGCAGACGGCCGGGGCACTCTGCATCAATGCGATTGCGCAGGGCGGCAAGGCGCCGCTGGTCTATTTCATGACCATCGACAAAGCCAAGTTCCGCAAGCCCGTGGTGCCGGGCGATCGGGTGGAATTCCATATGACCAAACTCAACCAGCGTAAGACGATGTGGTGGTATCGCGGTCGCGCCTTGGTCGACGGCGTTCTGGTCTGCGAAGCGGAAATCTCCGCCGTGCTTGCGCCGGACCAACCGGGCGAGGGTGAGACAGCCGCCAAGGGCGCCACGGCAAAGAGCCGATGA
- the lpxA gene encoding acyl-ACP--UDP-N-acetylglucosamine O-acyltransferase, translating to MSAPEDFSAECFIHPSAVVEPGARLGAGVRIGPFCHIGGAVELGDGVELLSHVVIAGRTRIGAQTRVFPFASLGHAPQDLKYRGEPSSLTIGAACIIREGVTINPGTEAGGMVTSIGDRCAFLAHAHVGHDCRIGNDVVLSNNVMIAGHASVGDFAAFGGGAAVIQFTRVGAHAFLGGLSGLDHDLIPYGLAVGNRAHLAGLNLVGLKRRGFSREAINELRRAYRLLFAPEGTLQERIADVTKAFLDNNEVGAILDFLTQPGDRAVCMPDQAKG from the coding sequence ATGAGCGCGCCGGAAGATTTTTCAGCGGAGTGTTTTATTCATCCCTCGGCGGTGGTGGAACCCGGCGCGCGGTTGGGCGCAGGAGTCAGAATTGGGCCTTTCTGCCATATCGGCGGTGCGGTCGAACTCGGCGATGGCGTGGAGTTGCTTTCCCATGTCGTTATTGCCGGCCGCACCCGGATCGGTGCGCAGACGCGGGTCTTTCCCTTTGCCTCGCTCGGCCATGCGCCTCAGGATCTCAAATATCGCGGCGAGCCGTCGTCTCTGACGATCGGCGCCGCATGCATCATTCGCGAAGGCGTTACGATCAATCCAGGCACCGAAGCCGGCGGCATGGTGACGAGCATCGGCGACCGCTGTGCCTTTCTTGCGCATGCGCATGTCGGCCATGATTGCCGGATCGGCAATGACGTCGTCTTATCCAACAATGTGATGATCGCCGGGCATGCCAGCGTCGGCGATTTTGCCGCCTTCGGTGGTGGCGCTGCGGTCATTCAATTCACCCGCGTCGGTGCGCATGCCTTTCTCGGCGGCCTCAGCGGCCTCGATCATGATCTGATTCCCTATGGCCTCGCCGTCGGCAATCGCGCGCATCTCGCCGGCCTCAATCTCGTCGGCCTCAAGCGGCGCGGCTTTTCGAGGGAGGCAATCAACGAGCTGCGGCGCGCCTATCGGTTGTTGTTTGCGCCGGAAGGGACGTTGCAGGAGCGGATCGCCGATGTGACCAAGGCCTTCTTGGACAATAACGAAGTCGGGGCTATCCTTGATTTCCTCACGCAGCCGGGTGATCGCGCCGTCTGCATGCCGGATCAAGCCAAGGGATAG
- a CDS encoding transglutaminase-like cysteine peptidase: protein MHAKAIFRILLVSSMMAGSFFGTTHQASTTGLASYATLGGPTSIPYGWVDFCHREPQECDQPVLPPLDINLTATTWRILNKINHHVNRIIIPISNLDHWGTMLDHWDYPKDGKGDCKIYALWKRKLLLDAGFPRQALLMTIVRDQNGEGHTILTVKTNRGEFILDNMREDIRPWNATGYHFYKRQSQTNPNIWVSIVDPDNRVSSLR from the coding sequence ATGCACGCCAAGGCGATTTTTCGCATTCTTTTGGTCTCGTCTATGATGGCAGGCAGCTTTTTTGGCACCACTCATCAAGCCAGCACCACAGGCCTGGCGAGCTATGCGACGCTCGGCGGCCCGACCTCTATTCCTTATGGCTGGGTGGATTTCTGCCACCGCGAGCCGCAGGAGTGCGATCAACCAGTGCTCCCGCCGCTCGATATTAATCTCACCGCAACGACCTGGCGGATTTTGAATAAGATCAACCATCACGTGAATCGGATAATCATCCCGATCTCCAATCTCGATCATTGGGGGACCATGCTCGACCATTGGGATTATCCGAAGGACGGCAAGGGCGATTGCAAAATCTACGCGCTGTGGAAGCGAAAGCTCTTGCTGGACGCCGGCTTTCCGCGTCAAGCCCTGCTCATGACCATCGTGCGCGACCAGAATGGCGAAGGCCACACGATCCTTACCGTCAAGACAAACCGCGGCGAATTCATCCTCGACAATATGCGCGAAGATATTCGTCCGTGGAATGCGACCGGCTATCATTTCTACAAGCGCCAGTCGCAGACTAACCCGAATATTTGGGTCTCTATCGTCGATCCGGACAACCGCGTTTCCAGCTTGCGCTGA
- the lpxB gene encoding lipid-A-disaccharide synthase: MKMRIFLLAGEASGDQLGGALMRSLRLARPDVAFCGVGGSAMADAGLASLYPLEDLAVMGFLPVLRNLPRLLARMNATVAAVLHESPDALVIIDSPDFTHRVASRVRRAMPQLPIVDYVSPTVWAWRSGRARRMRPYIDHVLGLLPFEPDAYRRLGGPACTYVGHPLIERSAELRPSAADLRRRSETPPLLVVLPGSRRSEIERLMPIFAETLQLLAERVGTFEAVLPTLAHLAEDIRAKVASWPVKPRVICDPATKFATFRGAKAALAASGTVTLELALAEVPMSVAYAVSWAEALARPFIKVPSIVLPNLILGENVVPEFLQENCTPEALAAALAALFVDGPERQRQSRAFPRIAERLRLPEGETPSARAVAIVLDTMAHAASLERFSDRMDSPDREENAPNQ, encoded by the coding sequence ATGAAGATGCGGATTTTTCTCCTAGCCGGCGAAGCTTCAGGTGACCAGCTTGGCGGCGCGCTCATGCGGTCGCTACGCTTAGCCCGGCCGGATGTCGCATTTTGCGGCGTCGGCGGCTCCGCTATGGCCGATGCCGGTCTCGCCAGCCTCTATCCGCTCGAAGATCTGGCGGTGATGGGCTTCCTGCCGGTTTTGCGGAATCTGCCGCGCCTCCTTGCCCGTATGAATGCGACCGTCGCAGCCGTGTTGCATGAATCCCCCGATGCGCTGGTCATCATCGATAGTCCCGATTTCACCCATCGGGTGGCCAGCCGCGTGCGCCGGGCGATGCCACAGCTGCCCATCGTCGATTATGTGAGCCCGACGGTTTGGGCCTGGCGCTCCGGCCGGGCGCGGCGGATGCGGCCCTATATCGATCATGTCCTCGGGCTCTTGCCCTTCGAACCGGACGCCTATCGCCGGCTGGGAGGACCCGCCTGTACCTATGTCGGCCATCCATTGATCGAGCGCAGCGCAGAGCTCAGGCCGAGCGCTGCCGATCTGCGCCGCCGCAGCGAGACGCCGCCGCTGCTGGTGGTTTTGCCGGGCTCTCGCCGCAGCGAGATCGAACGGCTGATGCCGATTTTCGCGGAAACATTGCAGCTTCTGGCCGAGCGTGTCGGCACGTTCGAAGCCGTGCTCCCGACATTGGCTCATCTCGCCGAAGACATTCGCGCTAAAGTCGCGAGCTGGCCCGTGAAGCCGCGCGTGATCTGCGACCCGGCGACGAAATTTGCTACCTTCCGCGGCGCCAAGGCGGCGCTGGCCGCCTCTGGTACGGTGACGCTCGAATTGGCGCTGGCGGAAGTTCCGATGAGCGTCGCTTATGCCGTGTCATGGGCGGAAGCGCTGGCCCGGCCCTTCATCAAAGTGCCTTCGATCGTTTTGCCCAATCTGATCCTTGGCGAGAATGTCGTGCCGGAATTTTTGCAGGAAAATTGTACGCCGGAGGCGCTGGCCGCCGCGCTGGCCGCTCTGTTTGTCGACGGCCCCGAGCGTCAGCGGCAGAGCCGAGCCTTTCCGCGGATCGCCGAACGCCTGCGGCTGCCGGAGGGCGAGACGCCGAGCGCTCGGGCGGTGGCGATCGTGCTCGACACGATGGCGCATGCTGCATCTCTAGAGCGTTTTTCCGATCGGATGGACTCACCCGATCGAGAGGAAAACGCTCCAAATCAATAA
- a CDS encoding sulfite exporter TauE/SafE family protein: MTVDWHGFNYLYSVSGFVVGALVGLTGVGGGSLMTPLLVLLFGFPPSVAVGTDLLYASITKASGTAIHSINGTVDWRIVKRLAMGSLPVTIMTLLALKYFGVTSPGTTGVITTVLGIALMLTAVSVWFRKWLQAYLANFVDGLPEKNIAFLTIVLGAFLGFLVSLSSVGAGAIGATILVLLYPKLPIARIVGSDIAHAVPLTLIAGLGHWFLGSIDWILLLSLLLGSLPGIVIGSQLAAYVPDRLLRTLLASTLAVVGARLAI, encoded by the coding sequence ATGACGGTCGATTGGCACGGGTTCAACTATCTCTATTCGGTCTCCGGTTTCGTCGTCGGTGCGCTGGTCGGCCTGACCGGGGTCGGCGGCGGATCGTTGATGACTCCGTTGCTGGTGCTGCTTTTCGGCTTTCCGCCCTCGGTCGCGGTCGGCACCGATCTTCTTTATGCATCCATCACCAAGGCGAGCGGTACGGCCATTCACAGCATCAATGGCACGGTCGATTGGCGGATTGTGAAGCGGCTCGCGATGGGGAGCCTGCCAGTAACGATCATGACCTTGCTGGCGCTCAAATATTTCGGCGTGACAAGCCCCGGCACCACAGGTGTGATCACCACGGTTCTCGGCATTGCTTTGATGTTGACGGCGGTGTCAGTCTGGTTCCGCAAATGGCTGCAGGCCTATCTGGCAAATTTCGTCGACGGCCTGCCGGAGAAAAATATCGCTTTTCTGACGATTGTTCTGGGCGCCTTTCTGGGCTTTCTGGTTTCCTTGTCGTCGGTCGGCGCGGGTGCTATCGGGGCGACCATTCTGGTTTTGCTTTATCCGAAGTTGCCGATTGCGCGGATCGTCGGTTCCGATATCGCCCATGCGGTGCCTTTGACCTTGATCGCCGGTCTCGGCCATTGGTTCTTGGGCTCGATCGACTGGATATTGCTTCTGTCCCTGTTGCTCGGCTCTTTGCCCGGAATCGTGATCGGCAGCCAGCTTGCGGCCTATGTGCCGGATCGACTGCTACGCACGCTGCTGGCGAGCACGCTCGCCGTCGTCGGCGCGAGGCTCGCGATCTAG
- a CDS encoding quinone oxidoreductase, with protein sequence MVKAVRVHEVGAAEVMRLEEIELPPPGPGEVRVRNHAIGLNYIDVYFRSGLYPVAQKPFIPGNEAAGEVVAVGEGVKGFKPGTRVAYTVSLGCYAEERNVDASRLVKLPKAISYETGAAMMLKGLTAQYLLRRTYKVRKGDRILVHAAAGGVGLILCQWGKALGAHVIGTVGSPEKAKLAKKAGAKDVILYRDVDFVDAVKTLTKGKLCDVVYDGVGRATFPGSLDCLRPLGMFVSFGSASGPIEAFNIGILSQKGSLFVTRPTLHTYIAKREDLEKNAQDLMRMVTKGHIEIPIHATRKLDEIVAVHQALEARETVGATVLLP encoded by the coding sequence ATGGTCAAGGCGGTTCGTGTCCATGAGGTCGGTGCAGCGGAAGTCATGCGGCTGGAAGAGATCGAGCTGCCGCCACCCGGGCCGGGCGAGGTCCGCGTCCGCAATCATGCGATCGGCCTCAATTACATCGATGTCTATTTTCGCTCCGGGCTTTATCCGGTCGCGCAAAAACCCTTCATTCCCGGCAATGAGGCGGCGGGCGAAGTGGTCGCGGTCGGCGAAGGCGTGAAGGGCTTCAAGCCGGGCACGCGCGTCGCCTATACGGTGTCGCTCGGTTGCTATGCCGAAGAACGCAATGTCGATGCATCGCGTCTCGTCAAATTGCCCAAGGCGATATCCTATGAGACCGGCGCGGCCATGATGCTGAAGGGGCTTACCGCGCAATATCTCCTGCGTCGGACTTACAAGGTCCGCAAGGGCGATCGCATCCTCGTCCATGCGGCCGCCGGCGGCGTTGGGTTGATTCTCTGCCAATGGGGCAAGGCGCTTGGCGCGCATGTGATCGGCACGGTCGGCTCGCCGGAAAAGGCGAAGCTCGCCAAAAAGGCCGGGGCCAAGGACGTGATCCTTTATCGCGACGTGGATTTCGTCGACGCCGTCAAGACTTTGACCAAGGGCAAGCTCTGCGATGTCGTCTATGACGGCGTCGGTCGCGCGACCTTTCCGGGTTCGCTCGATTGTTTGCGGCCGCTCGGCATGTTTGTGAGCTTCGGCTCGGCCTCAGGCCCAATCGAAGCCTTCAATATCGGCATCCTTTCACAGAAAGGCTCGCTCTTCGTGACGCGGCCGACACTCCATACCTATATTGCCAAGCGTGAGGATCTCGAAAAAAATGCCCAGGATCTCATGCGTATGGTGACGAAGGGACATATTGAGATCCCGATTCACGCGACCCGCAAGCTCGACGAGATCGTTGCTGTCCATCAGGCGCTCGAAGCGCGCGAAACCGTCGGTGCGACGGTGCTTTTGCCGTAG
- a CDS encoding NAD(P)-dependent oxidoreductase has translation MKVAFLGLGVMGYPMAGHLKKKGHEVTVYNRTAATAEKWAAEYGGAIAPTPRAAAKDQEIVFACVGNDNDVRAVTLAEDGAFAGMAPNAVFVDHTTDSAVLARELHSAAKARGFGFVDAPVSGGQAGAENGTLTVMCGGDAQDYAKAEPAIQSYARACRLLGPAGAGQLTKMCNQICIAGIVEGLAEALHFGRNAGLDMEAVIDVISKGAAQSWQMENRFKTMLQGKFDFGFAVDWMRKDLSICLDEARRNGAHLPLAALVDQFYSEVQKMGGARWDTSSLIARLEHK, from the coding sequence ATGAAAGTCGCTTTTCTGGGGCTCGGCGTGATGGGCTATCCCATGGCCGGGCATTTGAAAAAGAAGGGGCATGAGGTCACGGTCTATAATCGGACCGCGGCAACCGCCGAGAAATGGGCGGCGGAATATGGTGGCGCCATTGCACCTACGCCCCGCGCCGCGGCAAAAGACCAAGAGATCGTCTTCGCATGCGTCGGCAATGACAATGATGTGCGTGCGGTGACGCTCGCCGAAGACGGCGCCTTCGCCGGCATGGCACCCAACGCAGTCTTCGTCGATCACACGACCGATTCCGCCGTGCTGGCGCGCGAGCTTCACAGCGCCGCCAAGGCGCGGGGCTTCGGCTTCGTCGATGCGCCGGTTTCAGGTGGCCAGGCGGGCGCCGAAAATGGCACGCTGACCGTGATGTGCGGCGGCGATGCGCAAGATTACGCGAAGGCCGAACCGGCGATTCAATCCTATGCACGCGCCTGTCGCCTATTGGGTCCGGCGGGCGCCGGGCAGTTGACCAAAATGTGCAATCAGATCTGCATAGCCGGCATTGTCGAAGGCCTTGCCGAAGCTCTGCATTTCGGCCGCAATGCCGGGCTCGACATGGAGGCCGTCATCGACGTCATCTCGAAAGGCGCGGCGCAATCCTGGCAGATGGAAAATCGCTTCAAGACCATGCTGCAAGGCAAATTCGATTTCGGCTTCGCGGTCGATTGGATGCGCAAGGATCTAAGCATCTGCCTCGACGAAGCACGGCGCAACGGCGCCCATCTTCCACTCGCCGCGCTCGTCGATCAATTCTATTCGGAAGTCCAAAAAATGGGCGGTGCCCGCTGGGATACGTCGAGCCTTATCGCCAGGCTCGAGCACAAATGA
- a CDS encoding GNAT family N-acetyltransferase, whose amino-acid sequence MRPTQPGASAETARLGAILAQIEVHMDPTPILQDWAELEATTPVSVYQTPAFVIPWLETIGAARGIQPFFVLARDRQERAAALLCLGIERHGPFRVASFLGGRESNSNLGLFRPDLSVTRADLVALLRTASKALGRGAPHVFLLKNQPYAWRDIANPLALLPHQPSPSFAYATELSSPGEKFLAAKLSKDTRKKLRKKEARLGDIGPVNAISNDTPATARTILDTFLAEKIARCEARSLDVDFVDPAVRRFLERLSYPTDNGAPWLEFHALRAGERIVATYAGVTYRKHFSCMVNSFDAAPEIAKSSPGDLLLMRLVASLCDKGLESFDLGIGEARYKNTYCDETIALFDAILPINAMGHVAATLAGLRLRAKRMIKQNPKLFAQMSRLRRIIPVL is encoded by the coding sequence ATGCGCCCGACCCAGCCGGGCGCGTCGGCGGAAACCGCGCGGCTCGGCGCGATCCTTGCCCAGATCGAGGTTCATATGGACCCGACCCCGATCCTCCAGGATTGGGCGGAACTGGAAGCGACCACGCCGGTCTCGGTCTATCAGACCCCCGCTTTCGTCATTCCCTGGTTGGAAACAATCGGGGCAGCCCGCGGGATACAGCCCTTTTTCGTGCTGGCGCGCGACCGGCAGGAACGTGCCGCCGCCCTGCTCTGCCTCGGCATCGAGCGGCATGGACCCTTCCGTGTCGCGAGTTTTCTCGGCGGCCGCGAGTCGAATTCCAACCTCGGCCTGTTCCGTCCCGATCTGTCCGTCACCCGCGCCGATCTGGTGGCGCTGCTGCGCACCGCGAGCAAAGCCCTGGGCCGAGGCGCGCCGCATGTCTTTTTGTTGAAGAACCAGCCCTACGCCTGGAGAGATATCGCCAACCCGCTCGCCTTGCTGCCGCATCAACCGAGCCCGAGTTTCGCCTACGCGACCGAGCTTTCCTCTCCGGGCGAAAAATTTCTCGCCGCAAAGCTCTCCAAGGACACGCGCAAGAAACTGCGCAAGAAGGAAGCGCGGCTTGGCGACATCGGTCCGGTCAACGCTATTTCGAACGACACGCCTGCCACGGCTCGCACCATTCTCGACACGTTTCTCGCTGAAAAAATCGCCCGTTGCGAAGCACGCTCGCTCGATGTCGATTTCGTCGATCCAGCCGTGCGGAGGTTTCTCGAACGGCTGAGCTATCCAACCGACAACGGTGCGCCCTGGCTCGAATTCCATGCCCTGAGAGCGGGCGAACGGATCGTCGCCACTTATGCCGGCGTTACCTATCGCAAGCATTTCAGCTGCATGGTCAATTCTTTCGATGCCGCCCCTGAAATCGCCAAATCGAGCCCCGGCGATCTTCTGCTCATGCGGCTCGTCGCGAGTCTATGCGACAAGGGTCTCGAGAGCTTCGATCTGGGCATTGGCGAGGCGCGCTACAAGAACACCTATTGCGACGAGACCATAGCACTCTTCGATGCCATCTTGCCGATCAACGCCATGGGCCACGTCGCCGCCACTTTGGCAGGCCTGCGGCTCAGAGCGAAGCGGATGATCAAGCAAAATCCCAAGCTCTTTGCCCAGATGAGTCGGCTGCGCCGGATCATTCCCGTGCTTTAG